From a region of the Salvelinus alpinus chromosome 2, SLU_Salpinus.1, whole genome shotgun sequence genome:
- the LOC139567526 gene encoding beta-2-glycoprotein 1-like, whose translation MAPSLSLLLICLLALYTPVTSKKECDRPSLGDGMNLEALQRVYSPGDEVVLSCKRGYTPTSGSRTIICTASGQWTKSRLKCSTKSCSFPEALDHGDMEFVDIVYQSTINYTCHEGYILQGASTIECLYDGQWSDPPPKCTPVTCGLPPIPKYGKIVYDRKFTGNTTVFGFGGTYECLPPLVLIGNERGSCSTNGDWTEPPECKLVTCSAPTDLNNGYMTVSDKREYGFKETVRYGCDIDYVLDGPVEIECLKTGDWSIKPACRASCKVGIKRGRILYNGRTFWIKDFEPNKISHAEVLSVYCMNKEKKCGYAVSIQCIDGKLKIPECFEEPSDKFDDDSLPSEIAQC comes from the exons ATGGCCCCAAGTCTGTCTTTGCTGCTGATCTGTCTGCTTGCCTTGTATACACCAGTGACATCCAAGaaag AATGTGATCGCCCGTCCCTGGGTGACGGTATGAACCTGGAGGCACTCCAGAGGGTGTACTCCCCCGGAGACGAGGTGGTGCTGTCGTGTAAACGAGGATATACACCCACCTCAGGCTCTCGCACAATCATCTGCACTGCTAGTGGACAATGGACCAAGTCTAGACTCAAGTGCTCAA CAAAGAGTTGCTCTTTCCCAGAAGCATTAGACCACGGAGACATGGAGTTTGTGGACATTGTCTACCAGAGTACCATCAACTACACCTGCCATGAGGG GTATATCCTGCAAGGAGCCAGTACCATTGAGTGCTTGTATGACGGACAATGGAGTGATCCACCACCAAAGTGTACAC cGGTGACGTGCGGTCTTCCTCCAATACCTAAATATGGGAAAATAGTCTACGACAGAAAGTTCACAGGCAACACGACTGTGTTTGGTTTTGGGGGAACCTACGAGTGTCTCCCTCCACTTGTCCTCATAGGCAATGAGAGGGGATCGTGCAGCACTAACGGAGACTGGACTGAGCCACCAGAATGTAAAT TGGTGACCTGTTCAGCTCCAACAGACCTCAACAACGGCTACATGACCGTTAGTGATAAGAGGGAGTACGGCTTCAAGGAGACTGTCAGATATGGATGTGATATAGACTATGTCCTGGATGGGCCTGTGGAGATCGAATGTCTCAAAACAGGGGATTGGTCAATAAAGCCAGCTTGCAGGG CTTCCTGCAAGGTAGGTATTAAAAGAGGACGCATCCTTTACAACGGAAGGACATTTTGGATAAAGGATTTCGAGCCCAATAAAATCTCACATGCGGAAGTCCTCTCGGTCTACTGTATGAACAAGGAAAAGAAGTGTGGCTATGCAGTGTCAATCCAGTGCATCGATGGAAAACTCAAGATCCCAGAATGCTTTGAAG AACCAAGTGATAAATTCGACGATGATTCCCTGCCATCTGAGATAGCCCAGTGCTGA